In the genome of Plectropomus leopardus isolate mb chromosome 19, YSFRI_Pleo_2.0, whole genome shotgun sequence, the window TCAAAATTAGACAAGGCCTGTATCTCTTGGATGCTTCTAAAACACACTGCACTGCATCTGCTGGAATTACAAAAATTGACTAGAGTGGTCGTGATTAGCCCGGGTTTGCGCTTGGTCGCCTTTTGGAGATCTATATTCTACTGAGTGCACAGTTCTagtttcttcttattttgctgtgtttgggacatttccaggttcgtggcattttaaaaacatagcaAGCCAGTGGCAGACTGTAAACAGttatgaggaaaaaagagaaaactataTACACAGCGATGAAAAAATGCGTACATAGCAAAGTGAATCTAGGGTTggctttcattttcacttttactggtgatactgtttacaaacagtgacCGACAATTCCTGCATAATATACCTTTAAGAAAAGTtgaatttcttgtaactttagGAGGCCATTGTACATTATATTCCGTCCATACCTCCATCAGACCGAGGAggaattttctttatttgcctGAGATAAATGGGACTTCTTTTGGGACAGAAATATAATGCTCCTGTtgataaaaaaagcaaaatcagtgTACCTGTGGGTTTCTGAATGACAGTCAGCTCTCTTGTTTCGCATCTTGACTTAATGTATTGACCACAGGGTACAGCATCACATGGCTGCTCTTCGGTGAGGTCCACGCCGGCTGCTGACAGGAGGAAGTCTCCGTCCGGTAAATCTGTGCCCGAGTTTTAAAAAAGCCGAAGCGAGCTGTGAGGAAGAAGAAATCCCGCCTGAAGGCGCGCGTGAAGAAGGCGTACAGGAAGGGGTTGGCGCACGAGTTGATTGGGTAGAAGAGGACCAGCAGGAGTTTGGAGTCTGACACGGTGATGAGAGGGAGCTTTAGGGCGGCTGAGACGGCAAAGAAGGAGATGGGAGCCATGCATACAAAGTCGGTGAAGATGAGGATGGCCATGCGTTGGGCCACACGGGTATCGGCGTGGGGCGGCGCCGATGAGGGGTTGCAGACGGCCAGGTAGATGCTGATGTAACAGCCGCAAACACAGATGAAAGCCAGAatgttgaggaggaggagagacaccACATACACCTGAGAGAGCAGAGACTCCACGTCCATGGGCAGGCAGATACTCACCTGcaccacaaacaaatacacGTTCACGTCGGAGGTCGGGCGCCGCTTACACTATACGTTGTAAGCAAATACTGACATCAAAATTGAGTTCTTGAGGTCTCATGGCCTTCCATGATGAAAAAACATGCCGAACCTACTGAATGTCATCTCAGTAGGGGTGTGCCACATCATATCGTCAACAGTAACACCGGTACGCCCCATCGGCGCAGTGCATACAGGTCCAGGTGGACCAAACAATTCAGTCATTCATAAATGTACTATTTATAGATTGaggacaacttttttttgtatttgtcaacgttaacatgtattatttttgatcaacttgattttgttgtaatatttatattttatacataatttttgttcagtttctACTGAATAGTTGAAGGCAAACTACATTTATGTCGACATATACgactaaaacatttattttgttgcaactgtatgttcttgaaattaataGTAAAATGTTCtcaatttttgtcatattgtcaaGAATCTCATAATcgcaaaaacaccttgaaatattgtgatattatacGGCCATATCGCCAATCCCTACATCTCAGACATACACACcattacatttaatgttttacacATCTGAAACATACTTTGATAAGTCAGTTTGTTGAATATGAGTTGACGCACTATTTTGCATCCCCAACTACACACACCTGAGAAAATTTTACAAGGAATGTTGAGTCCAGTTGAATGGAGAGTGTGCGGTCTATACGAAGCACTCACCTTGCCGTAGCTGCTGACCCCAACTGTGGGCAGCAAAGCGATGATGGAGGAGAAGATCCAGCCTGCTGTCATGACAATACACGCATGCCTCAGGCGAAGTTTACGGTCGAGCCGCAGAGCAATTGTGATGGTGTGCCAGCGTTCCAGTGTGATCACCGTTAACGTGAACACTGACAGCTCACTGGCAAACACCTGTAAACATGGAAATGTGTGAGTGTTGAGATTTATGTAGCACTATGATATGTATGCAAAGGAttttatgcatgcatgcacaccgTGAAGAAGCCAGCGGCACTGCAGCCCAGGCCCATCTGCCAGTCTATGGCGTGGTTGTAGTACTGGCCACGAGTGAGCATGTCCACAGTTGCTATGACTACCAGGTAGACGCCCATGCAGAGGTCAGAGAAGGCCAAGTGGCACATGAGGAAACGAGGAACAGTCAGTTTGGAGCGGCTGcctgacaacaaaacaaaaaataaaattttggcaccaaaaagtaaaagtaaacaagTATTAATAGTAAACAGTCCTAGAGGTGATATtctattttcaaagaaaataaagctgaGTTTAGGTGTTTAGTGAAAGTAAACAAGAATacattcaaaaacagacaaaaaagtgatttttgcaaaatgatggCAGTAAAGTTGACCACTGACCCTCTTGATataaaatgtcttcactttATCACcatatcctattagacatttatgtAAAGTTCTGATATAATTAGCGTATGAATTctttatggccaaaaacatggtTCATGAGGTTACAGTGCCTTTGACCTTTGAGCTCCAAAGCATCCTTGacatattgcattcacaagaataggaTGGACTGATGGCATTTGCTGAGGCTAATAATTattgtttataataataataataataataataataataataataataataataataataataataataatataaataataataataacaataataatttaatcatcaaataaataatttaataataataatactaataattattattattaatatggcAAAATCATGGAACTGTAAGAGGGACTTGAGAACTAGGAAAGAAcgggaaggaaagaaggaaacgAAGACATAAGGAGGTGAGTTAGAGGTGAGGTTACTATTCCATTTCATACCGAACAAGACCAGAAGTACCGCTGCGTTCCCCAGCAGCGCGAGGATGGAGATGATCCAGATAAGAACCCGCAGGGGGACAGCTGACATGATGTCCTCACAGGGGTTAAAGGCATCTGGGGTTTGGGCTGcaggtgatggtggtggtgttggAGCAGTGGGCCCTTTGGAAGTAGCGGTCAGAGCAGAAGGGCTGCCACCTCGATCTAACACGCAACAACATACAAAAAGTGCAtctaatgaaattaaattaaatttttacatatatctcattttttaaaattaattgtcacttttttgacatgttttgctcTGAGTTCATGACAACAAAACTTTAAGATCAAGGCTCTGTGGAAAGTACTACAGTATTaggtaattaaccctttgaaaccttagcaaattgattgatttgatttgacaaaaacatggaatgAAGGCAGTGACTAAATAACACATGGCCcgagaaatgtgtaaaaactcacaagaaaatgactttaggaaagcagaaaaaaaaaaaatatatatatatatatatatatatatatatatatatatatatatatatatatatatatataaaattaggattataaataaaattaaaataaaatacagttgatatttttccatagtttttatatatttctatatttttttaataactgtcacccctttttaaaaacaaattttcaggtcattttctttgtcccCTTTTACTTGGctctttcaatttgtgggacacttttacctgtgtttttttccccctcaggttacaaagggttaaccagCAATGGAGTCATGATAAGATATCATtcacaaaactaaaacaatgcTAAAATATAATGCATATTTGTGTTAGTCATTTATGGTTAAATATTGTGAATCATACTTGTGAATTAATTTTAACtccttgaaaaaaataagcaaacttTGATCTATTCTTTTAATCATAAGGTGTTCAGACACTTTTGGATAATAATGCATGGCCACCTGTTCCTGTTAATGTTTCGGAAGGGACAGCAGTGTGACGGGTACGTCAGGTTGGCCTGGCGGAGTTCGGTGAAGAGTTGCAGAGGAGGAAGCTCTTTCAGTTGGTAGGCAGACTCTGCAAACAGCTTCTGGAGTCCACCGAGGATCGAGTCGGGCAGAGAGCTGAGGGCTGTTTGGGAAATGTCCCTGCACAAACAAGTATCAAACAGAGGAGTAATTTCAGGTTCCATGCCAGTTTTAACAGATGCCTTCTCTGTTTGCTATATGTAATAAGCATTTGACCTATGAACAGTTCATAGaagctgttatttatttttcttgaagaaaaaaaactgtttcaaataaaacacagcaaatcAAATTTCCTGAGCAGAAAGATTCAAGGGTAGAGCAACTGTTTGATTGCAAATTGATTGCTGGAATAAGGAGTcaaaaaacactacaaacagacagccctaaacaaaaacaaatacagtctttttttctgattgctACTTCAATATAAATGGGTGTCTCTTtgattggagaaaaaaaaaaggtgaaaaaaaaatatctctctCCACCTCCCGTCACCTGCTCCCAGTTTATTTTTACCTTAAATCTGGCACATTTCCACAAATCCAccaaatgccaaaatgtttcttgttttctcctAGGTTGATGATGAGGAGGGTGAATCATGTAGGCATGAGTCACTGTTGGAATTCAGGCTTTTccacatgtatttatttttagacatttttcagcacttgaatacttaatttttgtgtaatttgatCACGGTGTGTATGGTAAATACTGGCGTAGAAAGtgggaatattcatgtttaaatatatttttatttttttcaaatatatttaaaaaaagggataaGATTTTGTAAGTATTCACTTCCTTTTCAGACGTGAAATACTTATGGTTACTGAATATGTCTGAATGCTCTGGTGTTGTTTTCTTACctgtgacatatatatatatataaactttacattttattttgcatgctaaaattaaaattcaaaaccACATCTAATCTAAAATATAAGCATATTCAGCCATGACACTGAAAATCTACACTTTCTGTACCTCAATGCCACAAACTCCTTCCACCACTTCTCTCAGACCAGTGAAAGGTAAGAaaatttgtttagtttttcaatcagatcctttccataatgttgctGCAGACTTATAAAAATAGTCTGAGTCTGTCagtcaaaaaaagaagcatttttaaTGGCTATATATTGACAGTGAACAATCCTGTAGGGAGGATATTGCAGCTTGTTTCACCTGCAGCgctctctctttcgctctctctctccggGTTAAAAATGCTGAAGTTTCGCTTTAATCCCATTGGAGGACGTCTTAAACAGTTTAAAGATGCTCTGTTTGTTGTCTGATCTTTGTCATTTATCCGGTTACGTGGTGAGTatgctttgacattttttacccAAATGAACTTCCTCACGTAAATAGTTATTTTGAATGAATCATGCTTACAGTACCACCAACTCACTGGAACCCACAAAGGCGTTGGGATTGATGTGAGTAAGCTGTTGGTTTCCTTTTAGGGAcctgggagagagagggggagaacaagagagacaaattaaatatgtgagcagacttttacttttttatttttcggtAAATCTTCTGTTTGTTAGCGTGTCTCTGCCTGTGACTCACAATCTGTTCATCTTTGTGCCGTTGAAGGCGTCACTTGCCACCTCCTTGATGCCATTTCTGGTGAGCCGTCTGTCATCAGAGAGAGAAGCCAAATTACAGTCATGTGGCTCCGACACAAACAATTCCCCAACAATAAAGTTCTCTGAACAATCAAAGATAATTTTAGTGTGTGCAGTTTTTGTTCTCAGTGACTAAACCTGTATGACTCCACAGAAAACACGACATAAATTGTATTCAATATCATGTAAGACTTCTTTAGAGACCTTGTCAGCTGTTGGCAGACTACATTTGTTGGACAGACTTGGCGGCATACCCAAATTTTCGCTGAAGTAAAACTAATaatacttaaatttaaaaaatgctccattatAATAAAGCCTTCAAAACGTTACTTAAAGGAattgttttgtgacattttgggaagtAAATATTCTTGCAGAGAGTAAAATGGAAAGATGTCActtacttgtttttgtttgttacaaaTGGAGCTACAGTAAGCAGTcggttagcttagtttagcataagGTCTGgaaatgtgaggaaaaaataCTTCTCTTCAAACGTGATAAACTGGTCGAGTATAGAAACAGTAGCTATAATTAGACTAACTGTAATATAGGTAACATCAGAGTTTTATTCTTTCAAGCATATTACTTTtaccctttctttttttgtacaaaagaaaaacaaagcaactaCAGAGAACTTTAataatttttgatgattttgaaaGCCCCTGTTGACAAATGAGGACCATCGCCTCGTGTCGTAAAGATCTTGATGTTGCAAGCATGTGTACTTGATCTGAAAGCCGGTGAAAGAAAgatgcaacacatttttaacattttttttgctggtgGAGCTCACCATGGGTTCAGCCAGTGAGTCTGTGAGCAGTTCGGAAGTCTGTTTGCCGTAAatagttttgtttgatttcatggGGAATCGGATCCGGGGACAGGCTTTATGAAAAACTACATATAAACAGCCAATCTTCTTGCTGATGGTGGTCTTGTTTGACTCATGTAGGTCAAATTAAATTGAGAATTTTTCATAACTGGTTAAAAACTCCTTGTAGCTGCTTCAACGTCACAAGAAACACTTATGAGCAGAATTTAAATACATGACACTTAAATAAAGAGGCGATATATATAGCAGTAAGAGtgttaaaaatgcagaaaagggAGACAAGTAGGAGGAGACAGGACTCAGTAAAGAGGGCAGAGAGCATTTCAGGGAATATTCGTCACTGCGAATGTAATGCCCACTCAGAGCTGTGTGAGGGTGGTGCacaatgtttctaaaaaaagtgatgaatcCCTTACATCTCGGTGATAGTTTGAGTGCAGAGGCCTCTGAAGGCATTGACGGGGACTCTCCTTATGTGGCTGTTCTCTTGCAGGTCTCTGAGCAGATCACAAACACGTGATTAACAACAAATGCTAAGAAGAAAAGCAGCATATTTAATGTGATATAATATGCAAAATATCATGCTAGAGACCCATTTAAATCCCAATCCTTTTTGAAGCAGATAGATGTCAGATGGGAGACagttttttaaaggctgcagaCGAGTCACAGATGGTTCGTATTCCTGATTTTCTGTTCTGAAGAACTACACAGTGCGTAGGTTTTAACTACAGTGTTGTATGTTTAATGGTGTGATTTCTTCGGGGCATATTTAATTCTGTGTGCATGCCTATATGTTGAAGTGCATGTGGGAATAATGGTGTGTGGGCAGTTTCAGTTCATTTGTATACTGTGTTGAGACCTACAAAACAAAGTCGTGGGCAGTGGAGTTGATCTTGGAGAAGTTTGGGAACGTTGTCAGTCCGGTGTTGGAGATGTCCCTGTGATGTGCAGATTAATCACCAAATGTTACTACATTCACACAGCAACTCTCACTCTGAACAACAATGAGTCACGGTGATAAAATCAGACAATGTTGCATTCATTGTATTTACCGAGATAAAAAATTAGCAAGTTAAGAGATTCCAAGACAATTCAGAGAGATGCTCGGGTGGCAGAGAGATAAATCAGACATTTAATGTTCCAAATAACTGTCCTTTCTGTTTTGTTGGCAACAACATGTAACAAGTTCAACATTCAGTGTCTCTGAAATATTTGACAGTCTGTAAAACACTGAATGTTCCAAATTGggttttgaatttgtgaagaataaacttgattatttaaaaacaagattGAGAGTCTaaagccatgctagcagctctgtgaggctaaATATCTATCATTAAAGTGTTAAAGCGTCGTAGTTTGGCGTATTAGCAGGCTGGCTCTAGACACTGTAATGTGCTGACACTTCACATGGCACTGAAccaaataatgtaattttttgtctcttctaAAGATTATTTAAGAGTTCCCACAGTAATTAAAGAATCACGACCAttcatggttttgtttttaacacaaCAACATGGTCCGTGTTGTCAGTGGTGACCTCTGAAAACCCCTGACCTGTTGACTCCAGGCCTAGATCCAGCCACTGTGACGTTTTGTTTatgtagttaagtgaaatacGATCGGACGTCAATATGGAGTGTCTTATTCTGAAAATTGttgtctgacttcctgtctgctctgtgcatAATTCGGCCGAATTAATGCAAAGTGCTCGGCAtccagcaaaaataaaatctatttgcTCCGTCTGCCGTGGCAGATCGGAACCAGACAGAACATCTGGTGGAAATTAGACGTAAGCCTGATCAACTTGAAATCTGGCACACACTTGCAGTCCAATGagctccacaaaaaaaaaatgttttgctttggtggattttttgggtaatttgcataatgtgaaaaacattgCAATGAATAGATTTTTCTTAATTTAGCAAGATcagttaaaaacaatcaaaaaactTTGCAAAGGATCGGGCTCTTCATTTAACATGCCATAAACTCATTAACAATTAATCCAATCATCATAAAACTTGGTAGATATATTCAATATGTGGcctgacatatatatatatatatatatatatatatatatatttaccacAAAAACCTGGgagtgcttgtttgtttttttagggatATATTAAATTACCTACCAAAATTGCCTATTTCGCCTGATCTGAGCTTATTGTTTTGTCACTATTTCTTggcaaaaaaggcagaaaatgtcagtttttgtttggaaaattttaattttttttttattactgtgtagtgttcattaaaaacatatctTCTTTCGGGCCCCCACAGACCAGTGGACCCTGAGCAGCTGCTTGTATCGCTTACTGGGTAATGCTGACTCTttatattagcatgctaacataagaaaacaacagaatgcTGCTAGATAGTGTAGATGAACgctgaatatatatttttagaataaGATTTTGGATATCCAATCATACTTTGGAAACTCTCAAACTCATAGTTGTAAcactttttattaaatgttatcaCTTTTTGTTCGGTCTATACAGCCTCTACATAATCCATACATGTCTCAGAAgtgataaaaagataaaaacagttAATAGCTTCCTTTTTGGTTTGAGAAAGGTTTTTGGTacattgtatatatttaattattcaaaatttagaaaaacatgaGATCTTATTCAAAATATAAAGTTATTGTGCTAAggagctctgtttttttaatataatgatattttatttttaaaaccataaaatgctCTGTTTAGCTGCCCCAGTTCTCACAAATTGGGACAAACATAACGGTAAAAGTTATAATAACGTCAGTGAGGGATTTTGGTgatatgttgtgttttatgaaaagTTATTCTGAGACTGTTTCAAAAGATATGAACAATACAACTTAGTATTTTATGCTTCTGTAACCTATATTTCACATTATGGATAACTcattttgtggaaaaatgccttttttttgcctgatgAAGTGTGACACTTGATTTCTCTTCCAGGGGATCCaagctaattaaaaaaagatgtctcTGGTCATGCGGGGGACCATCAGAAGTAGGCCTGTCACCCATGACCCAATTTTGGACTCACAATCAGtttaaataacacaaactgaGAAAGAAAGTATTCCTCCCCGCAGCACTCAGTACTCACAGATATCGCAGTCTCATGATGTTCTTGAACGCATCTT includes:
- the fshr gene encoding LOW QUALITY PROTEIN: follicle-stimulating hormone receptor (The sequence of the model RefSeq protein was modified relative to this genomic sequence to represent the inferred CDS: deleted 1 base in 1 codon) — protein: MDIKPGAENGLAKRTVHHLGFGVTEIPSNISSDTQCLEVLQTQIRVIPQGALSSLQHLKKIIISKNDMLERIGTLAFAGLPQLNEILISENVALESIGAFAFSDLPELIEIIITKSKHLRHIHQDAFKNIMRLRYLDISNTGLTTFPNFSKINSTAHDFVLDLQENSHIRRVPVNAFRGLCTQTITEIRLTRNGIKEVASDAFNGTKMNRLSLKGNQQLTHINPNAFVGSSELVVLDISQTALSSLPDSILGGLQKLFAESAYQLKELPPLQLFTELRQANLTYPSHCCPFRNINRNRSRWQPFCSDRYFQRAHCSNTTTITCSPTPDAFNPCEDIMSAVPLRVLIWIISILALLGNAAVLLVLFGSRSKLTVPRFLMCHLAFSDLCMGVYLVVIATVDMLTRGQYYNHAIDWQMGLGCSAAGFFTVFASELSVFTLTVITLERWHTITIALRLDRKLRLRHACIVMTAGWIFSSIIALLPTVGVSSYGKVSICLPMDVESLLSQVYVVSLLLLNILAFICVCGCYISIYLAVCNPSSAPPHADTRVAQRMAILIFTDFVCMAPISFFAVSAALKLPLITVSDSKLLLVLFYPINSCANPFLYAFFTRAFRRDFFFLTARFGFFKTRAQIYRTETSSCQQPAWTSPKSSHVMLYPVVNTLSQDAKQES